From Streptomyces qinzhouensis, one genomic window encodes:
- a CDS encoding DoxX family protein has protein sequence MNTVVLRGARMVLALLFAAAGAMKVALSQEALLPLMPWVDAVPMAAVRGIGALEVLGAAGLVLPALWPAAAPLLPLAAGGLALLMAGGGALHISRGEYAESAGNAVVLALAVLVTRCGPGPHRGRTGRLCGARTG, from the coding sequence GTGAATACCGTTGTTCTCCGGGGAGCCCGGATGGTGCTGGCGCTGCTCTTCGCCGCGGCGGGCGCCATGAAAGTGGCCCTCTCCCAGGAGGCGCTGCTCCCCCTGATGCCCTGGGTGGACGCGGTCCCGATGGCGGCGGTACGCGGCATCGGCGCCCTCGAAGTCCTGGGCGCGGCCGGGCTGGTGCTGCCCGCGCTGTGGCCGGCCGCCGCGCCACTGCTGCCGCTCGCCGCCGGCGGACTCGCCCTGCTGATGGCCGGCGGCGGCGCCCTCCACATCAGCCGGGGCGAGTACGCGGAGAGCGCCGGGAACGCGGTGGTGCTGGCACTCGCGGTCCTGGTCACCCGGTGCGGCCCGGGACCGCACCGGGGCCGGACCGGCCGCCTGTGCGGGGCACGCACCGGGTGA